The window ATTTTATTGCTTATGCTTGCCTCTTGTACCATATTTATAACAGTAGTTAAAATCAACATAATTCTTCATAtatcaaaaaaattcaaactatACTCAAGTTGTGTTTGGCATGCTCTCTTGGAATAAATTCTAGGCCTACAACGCATtttgaaatgacaaaataaaaaagatacagattttggaatgcattctagacccaaaatctattctgaaaatgcataccaaacacaaccttaaatgtatctatttttttatttttttaattaaaattcatATTTCACATTAAGCCTGGATAACTCACTACATTGTTGTTGTTCGTATTACCCTCAATTATGATAAGAGTTAATTCCTCAAAactgtttcattttcttttatgtaaaatttatttaagagaaggaaaaaagaggagaggatgagggggggggggggggagagatgtGGAGAGTGGACACAATGTAGCTTCAGCCAAAAGACAATGCATTTGTTTCTTAATTTCTCACCCTAAACAAAAGTTTGTTAGTTAAAGTCGTGCTCAAACAAGATCATGCCCAAGGGCTAAAGGGGGAATACTATATGAAAGATCAATGATCCCTTCTATAATAAAGATagctataaataaataaaagaagaagaagaaaaaatcccTTGAGATTACAACTTTCCTCGTCCTCACTGTCCTTAAACTCTTTCATGCAAGTGAAACAAAATACAATGGTCTTGTGCTCCTGTCATTGTTTATCCATATATTATGGGACAATGTTTTCTATCAAGGAGAGGAGGATGTGCTAGCACCTTCCACTCTCTGTCTTTCTTCcccacatgaaatgaccttctTGGCCTAaggagagaggaagagggagcGGGCAGAGGAGTCGGGTAGTTGTAGGTGGCAGGGCCATGAAGGCgagaggggaggggaaggagagaggatGAGGGCTGATTCACTAGCCAATCCCAAAACAGGCCaattccaaaatccaaaccAGATTGGCTCAGAATCCACCAGGACAAATCTGGACCCTGATTCAGTTCTTTTAAACCCTGAAGGAACCAGATCATAAAGAAAGATAGTTCATACCAAGGCTGCTAATAGCTTTACGCTCCCAGCAACTCAACCTGCCAAATTGAAGCTCCCTCTCTTCCAATTGTTCCATTATTTGGCAAAAGAAGTCAAATAGTCTGCCCATAAACACACACAAAAGCAACCTCCTCCCCCACCCACAAAAAATGTAGTAATAACAAAGCGAAGAAGATAGCTGAGAAATATAAttcattaactttttttttttttttttgctgaccATTTTGTTCATAAtttttcatcatcatcactcgACTTGGGTTTGTGCGTATTGAGAGATTGAAGAACCTTCCTGTTGGTGCATTTGATGCCGGCGATGAGCTCTTTTGTTAGCACGGATACGTCTCCTAGGTGAAACACCAGTAGTGTCAGGGTGATGGATCTCCTCGCCATTTCCCCATGATCCCCCAAAAACACAGTCAAGAGGGTCCGCAATCACATCAACACCAGAGGTCATCtacaacaagaaaaagaagtcagctaaaaaaaaaccaccattTTTAACTGACTGACCTTATGGTAGCACTAAATTTATATCTACGAGTTCCTTTAATCCCTCTTTCTATCTATCTTTCCTTTTCCTCCAATAATTTTGCTATTGGCTCCAGAACACAGGAAGGGGATATCTTACAACAAAATGACACTAAAACAGCAACATTAATAGTAATGAAATTCTGGCAGAGGTAACGCAATAACTTCTGCTTGGTATTAGCAAATTATGGTATCATAAGGAAGGTTAAAGTTATTTAAACATTTCTTTCTGGGGCATTTTCACTTTTAGGTCTTAAACAACTAGATTCTATATTAATGTTATCTTGCCACgagtaatggttttttttttttttttggggggggggggggaaagtaGTGGAGTAATGGGTTAATTACATTATAATTTTGAAACCTCAGTACACTTACAACAGACTGCTTGGGCTCCATGTCAGTCAGTTCGCTGTCAGTATCAACATTTTGTGCTCTCCTACTCTGAGCAACGTTATCACCAAAGAAATTTCGATGACGCCACCTTGATATTGGCTTATCTACACTTAAATCGTCAAATACTTTCTCCAGGTAAAAATGTTTGTTGATAAGTTGCATTCGCCATGGATCATCTCGATACTTTGTCAATATTCTGCCGCATGAAATTTAATCATGACTTCAACATTAAATATCCAAAATGCATTGTAGAGCTAAATGCACACACAGCATAACACACAATAATGAATACAATTAGGAAAACCAAAGGATTCTTGGTCAGAAAACATCAGGTTCTAATGCAACcccagggttccaaaacccAGCTTTCTGTAATTTCAGAAAAGGAAGAGGAGGTTAAAACGAGAACAAAATATGAATACGAGGGATTTAATGTAATAACAGCAAGTGTAGGGCTTATTTGTTAATACAGAAACACATTGCTTCTTCAATCTCACGATGTGAATAGTAAACCAGCAATAGAACCAGTTTAATTCAAGGTGAGAAAACTCAATCGAACGAGAAATAATCAACTTCAAATTTCAGGTGCAGGTTGCTAACCCACGGCCCTATTAATCACAACAAACATTCACTTGATTCAGCAACTGGAAGATTAATAGGAAGTTTCTAAAACAGGACCTAGCGGTAGTTCAGGAACCAGCCTGTTTTTCAGGTTTGGTTCTCAAGGTACAAGGGACTTTGTAGTCCGAGTTTCGGGGATTTGAATTGCCTATGAAGGAGTAAACTAACACCAAAATCTCAGGATGAAAAGAAGAGGGATATGGGAAATCAGTACTCAACTTTCGGGCTGCAAGTACCGCCCAGAAACAGAGCGCTGTAAAGAGTTTTGAAGAACTGAAatagaaaggaaggaaagaaaaggaagtaggagaagaaacaaaaacagagaagaaggaagagatgagACCTGGGatcaaagagagggaaaggaggTATCCAATCACATACTGTAACTCACAGCAGCATATGTAACTCACCATAAACTTCATTCAATCAACTCACTGCATCGATTACAACTATTATGCATATATAAAATTGTCAAAAACAGAAATTGACTCTAACTTGGAAACTATCTCAAACAAGGAAACTATATCCTATGTATCTACTTCcctaacataaaataaaataaaatgaagattaaaaaataacctcaagaaataaataaattccctACCAACCCCTATCAGAAGAGAATCCCcctggtttgatttggtttgtcTCAGTATGGGTTTCCAGATCGGATCATGTTGGTCTAGCCACGCACATGCTATTGCATCAGGGTTCCTTCCAAAGTTAAGTTGTACCACAGTCACCCAAGTGGTTACCAACACTAATGGCAAGTTATAACCCTAGATTACCAGTGATCAGTAAGCATGACTTTAATGACACATGCACAAGAGTTGGACAGAGGAAAGGAAACCAGAGCAAGAAAATTATTTTCCATtacagtaacatgtcaacctaAAATCAAACGAAAAAAAGGAAGAtgccaaaggaaaaaaaaatcatggcaAACAGTTAAATCCTGGGAAATAAATATAACCTAAGATCCCCTTATAAATACTGGTAGACACTAGGAGGGGAGATGAGGGTTCAACTCCTCATTTCTTAAATGCAGGATAAAGATATAAAATGATCGATCTCCCAAGAGAACCTACAATATGGCAGATACAATGAAACTTCTATCTTCAATAGTTTTTGCACAAGATGGCTAAACTATGCCATTTGTACATTTTGATGAAACAAACGATGTCAACTAtcaggagaaaagaaaataatggcTGCAGGATCGAAGCTTGAAAATGTATTCTAGGAACATACCCATAGTAGATAGTAGCAGTATCAGGGCCTTATCATATCAGTATAGGAATGCTATCAGCTATCCATCTTTCAGTATATGTGTATTTAAACACTTAAGCATACACAGATGGATGCAGATCACTGACCATATGCTTTCCATCATCTCAACAAAGGACTTTGGTTAGAAGGTAGAATTATCTTATTACAGCACATATCTGATATAGAATACTTGATATTTCTAGATGATATGAGCAAGTACTGCAAAAATTCAAATACATCAGGGGATGAAGTCATCACATACAGATTAGCTAACTCTTTCTGCATGCGACTTCCTTCAAGTGAAAGAATATCATCTAGGCATGAATCTAGGGACCTATTAAATCTCCAACCTCCAGAGAAGACTGCAGCTCCTGTAAATGTAACTGAGTTATTTAATATTGCAGTCATGAAACATAagaaatcaaaaaaagaaatgtgAATCTTCCCATTCATATAAAcgttctttttcctcttctggAGCACGTTGATTTAGACTAGACAAACCAAAATAAGCACAATAGCCAGAAAAACGATACTCCTAAGTTCCCCCAACTTGGAAGCAGACAAGATCGGTATAATTCTCCTCTACTATCATAACTAATATTGCCTGCTGCTGTCAAATGCCCTCATGCAAGTAAGGTATGATAgagcaccttttttttttctcaggaAATACTAATGCTCTCCTGGGCAACTCCAATATCTTAAATTAGTTTATGCAGGAGAAACAATTATTTCC is drawn from Telopea speciosissima isolate NSW1024214 ecotype Mountain lineage chromosome 1, Tspe_v1, whole genome shotgun sequence and contains these coding sequences:
- the LOC122648652 gene encoding uncharacterized protein LOC122648652 isoform X1, which gives rise to MGDALVELEQIFRSSKLQYQLTREEENVFRTCRARAVRDFTVGACVVSGAIWTATRSLRYALRINLSVGAAVFSGGWRFNRSLDSCLDDILSLEGSRMQKELANLILTKYRDDPWRMQLINKHFYLEKVFDDLSVDKPISRWRHRNFFGDNVAQSRRAQNVDTDSELTDMEPKQSVMTSGVDVIADPLDCVFGGSWGNGEEIHHPDTTGVSPRRRIRANKRAHRRHQMHQQEGSSISQYAQTQVE
- the LOC122648652 gene encoding uncharacterized protein LOC122648652 isoform X2, producing the protein MGDALVELEQIFRSSKYQLTREEENVFRTCRARAVRDFTVGACVVSGAIWTATRSLRYALRINLSVGAAVFSGGWRFNRSLDSCLDDILSLEGSRMQKELANLILTKYRDDPWRMQLINKHFYLEKVFDDLSVDKPISRWRHRNFFGDNVAQSRRAQNVDTDSELTDMEPKQSVVMTSGVDVIADPLDCVFGGSWGNGEEIHHPDTTGVSPRRRIRANKRAHRRHQMHQQEGSSISQYAQTQVE